The Micrococcales bacterium region GCCTGGGCCAGCGTGGTCGTGGCCGTCAACGCGTCCTGCAGACCGACAGCATCCGCCGCCAGGCCGGTCATCGCCTCGATCGCTGCCCCCGGTGTCGCGGCGCCGGCCATCGCCTCGCGGTCGGCCAGCAGGGCCAGGTCGTGGCAGCCGATCTGTCGAAGCAGGCTCGCACGCAGGGAACGGGCCATGGAGTACTCCGGCGTCCCGCCCGCGATGCCCTCGATCACAGCGAGCGCCTCCCCGTAGCGGCCGCAGGCACCGAGGGCCACCCCGTGCAGCCACTGCGCGTAGACCTCCGCACGTCCCTCCAGCCCCTGCAGGCCTGCCAAGAGGGGTAGGGACTCGTCGACCGCGCCGTGGAAGACGAGCCATTCGGCGCGCTCCAGGTCGGGGTTCATCGCCACATACTCAGCGTATTGCTCAAACGTGGGCTCGGACGAAGTCGATGGCCTCGCGCAACCCTTTCAGCTGTGTGGCCACCACGTCATCCGGCCAACCCGGCCCGGCAACAGCCAGGGCCGGCCGCGGGCGCAGCCCGGGCAGCTCGTCGAAACCCTGCAGGTCGGCATTCTCCGGCAGTTGCGCCCAGAGGATGATCACCGCAGGGTGCAACCGACGAGCCGCCTGTCCGAGTGCCGAGGCTGGTGTGCGGGCAGTGAGCAGTTCGGCACCAACTCCCTGCTCGGCCAGCGCTGCTCGTAGCGCATACAGCGGCAGGACATGGTCCTCGGTGGCGGTCGCCGCCAGCAGCACGCCCTCACGCTTGACCGGTGTGTCGATGAACAGTCCGGCGGTCACCGCGTCGGAGAGCACGTGCTCCACGTCGACCCCCGCCGCTCGCTGCTCCCACTGCTCGCCGGCCCGCTGCAGAGCCGGAGCGATCAGATGTTCCCAGGAGGCGAGGACGCCGGCAGCTCGCACGCTGTCGGCCACGATGTGAGCGCAGCGCTGACCGTCGAGGGCCTGGGCCGCCTCCCACAACGACCGCACCGGCGCGGTGGGCACGTCGTCGACGGGTGCGGCCACCGGGGCGGGCACAGCGGGCGCGCCATCGCGCACCTGGGCCGCCGCCTGGGCCACCGGGACACCAGAACGCATCAGCCGTTGCATCATGACGAGCTTCTCGACGTCTTCGGGGGTGTATCGGCGGTGCGAACCCTCGCTTCGTACCGAGGGTTCGAGGCCGTAGCGGTGCGCCCACGTGCGCAGGGTCGCGGGGGAGATGCCCAACTGCCGCGCCACCGAGCCCGCAGACAAGGTCACCGTGATCGATTGCACCAGCCGAGTCTCCCCCGTTTCTGCGTGCCCCGCACGTTTTCGCTCTGGGCGAATCGACCCTTGACACGGTTTTGAAACGATATTAGGTTCAGACGTAACACAGATGAAGGAGGCAGTCATGGCGGAACTCTCCCGGCTCCCGGGCACCAACACCGACCACTGGGACTGGCAGATGGACGCCGCCTGCCGGGGCGAGAACTCGGAGGTGTTCTTCCACCCGGAGGGCGAGCGCGGCGCCGCTCGAGTCATCCGCACCAATCGGGCCAAGGCCGTTTGCGCCGAGTGCCCGGTCCGGCAAGCCTGCCTCGACCACGCCGTGGCGGTACGGGAGCCGTACGGCATCTGGGGCGGTCTCGGCGAGGACGAACTCGCCGCCCTCTACCAGCAGCGCAAACTCCACATCGCATAGACCACCTCTCGGGTCGCCACCTGCCCCCTCCCCTGGTGGCGACCACCCCAGAAGGCCCCGGGCACACTCCCCCGGGGCCTTCGCTTGTCTTCGGTCCGCGCCACGGCGACCGCGGCGCGGAACCCGGCGCCGGCGTCCACCCACCCCGGCCCAGCCCATGGCGGGACCCCGCTGAACCTCC contains the following coding sequences:
- a CDS encoding WhiB family transcriptional regulator; its protein translation is MAELSRLPGTNTDHWDWQMDAACRGENSEVFFHPEGERGAARVIRTNRAKAVCAECPVRQACLDHAVAVREPYGIWGGLGEDELAALYQQRKLHIA
- a CDS encoding MerR family transcriptional regulator, with amino-acid sequence MQSITVTLSAGSVARQLGISPATLRTWAHRYGLEPSVRSEGSHRRYTPEDVEKLVMMQRLMRSGVPVAQAAAQVRDGAPAVPAPVAAPVDDVPTAPVRSLWEAAQALDGQRCAHIVADSVRAAGVLASWEHLIAPALQRAGEQWEQRAAGVDVEHVLSDAVTAGLFIDTPVKREGVLLAATATEDHVLPLYALRAALAEQGVGAELLTARTPASALGQAARRLHPAVIILWAQLPENADLQGFDELPGLRPRPALAVAGPGWPDDVVATQLKGLREAIDFVRAHV